A stretch of the Microcella sp. genome encodes the following:
- a CDS encoding tocopherol cyclase family protein, protein MRTLVDYVRGVRHPEAFHGRGVRRGYFEGWYIKLVSADRSQRWAVIPGVFRGLADAGGERDEAFVQVLDGLSGRSWYHRFDPTDFEAASDRFDVRVGGNTFGPSGVTLDLPQLRGSIRYTTDLDPWPVTLREPGIMGWYGLVPFMECFHGIVSFGHGLTGELSVEGETRSFDGGRGYIEKDWGKAFPAGYVWMASNHIDAPDGSDTGASLIGSVAIIPWLGGSFRGFIVGLKHGGRLHRWTTYTRARERRLEIDDTHVRWSIEGRDGLLELEAERVRGGLLHAPLRTAMHQRVEETLDARITLRHRDASGRTLLEGTAHAAGLEVFGDTDRLLGL, encoded by the coding sequence ATGAGAACCCTCGTCGATTACGTGCGCGGCGTGCGGCACCCCGAGGCCTTCCACGGGCGCGGAGTGCGCCGCGGCTACTTCGAGGGGTGGTACATCAAGCTCGTGTCGGCCGACCGATCGCAGCGGTGGGCGGTGATCCCGGGGGTCTTTCGCGGGCTGGCTGACGCGGGTGGGGAACGCGACGAGGCCTTCGTGCAGGTGCTCGACGGCTTGAGCGGCCGCAGCTGGTACCACCGCTTCGATCCCACCGACTTCGAGGCGGCCAGTGATCGGTTCGACGTGCGCGTCGGCGGCAACACCTTCGGCCCGAGCGGGGTGACGCTCGACCTGCCGCAGCTGCGGGGGAGCATCCGGTACACGACCGATCTCGACCCCTGGCCGGTGACGCTGCGCGAACCGGGAATCATGGGCTGGTACGGGCTCGTGCCCTTCATGGAGTGCTTTCACGGCATCGTCTCGTTCGGCCACGGGCTGACCGGCGAGCTGTCGGTCGAGGGCGAGACCCGCAGCTTCGACGGCGGGCGCGGCTACATCGAGAAAGACTGGGGCAAGGCCTTCCCGGCCGGCTACGTGTGGATGGCGAGCAACCACATCGACGCGCCCGACGGCTCTGACACGGGGGCGTCGCTGATCGGGTCGGTCGCGATCATCCCGTGGCTGGGCGGGTCTTTCCGCGGCTTCATCGTCGGGCTCAAGCACGGCGGCCGCCTGCATCGCTGGACCACGTACACGCGCGCCCGCGAGCGCCGCCTCGAGATCGACGACACTCACGTGCGGTGGAGCATCGAGGGCCGCGACGGCCTGCTCGAGCTCGAGGCCGAGCGGGTGCGCGGCGGGCTGTTGCACGCGCCCTTGCGCACGGCGATGCACCAGCGGGTCGAAGAGACACTGGATGCTCGCATCACGCTGCGCCACCGCGATGCGTCGGGCCGCACCCTGCTCGAGGGCACCGCGCACGCGGCGGGCCTGGAGGTCTTCGGCGACACCGACCGCCTGCTCGGGCTTTAG
- a CDS encoding iron chaperone → MNDKSRASTGNDGFTADERAAMKERAAELRAQAKRAKGAAKAEAELNDLLEAIAKLPDEGDRALATTLHEVIMAAAPQLAPRTWYGMPAYALDGKVLCFVQPASKFDTRYTTLGFNDTAQLDDGAMWPASFAVTKLGAAEKKAITELVQRAVG, encoded by the coding sequence ATGAACGACAAGAGCCGAGCATCCACCGGCAATGACGGGTTCACCGCGGACGAGCGGGCCGCGATGAAGGAGCGGGCGGCCGAGCTGCGCGCACAGGCGAAGCGGGCCAAGGGCGCCGCCAAAGCCGAGGCCGAGCTCAACGACCTACTCGAGGCGATCGCGAAGCTTCCTGACGAGGGCGACCGCGCGCTCGCCACGACGCTGCACGAGGTGATCATGGCGGCGGCTCCGCAGCTGGCTCCGCGCACCTGGTACGGCATGCCCGCCTACGCGCTCGACGGCAAGGTGCTGTGCTTCGTGCAGCCGGCCAGCAAGTTCGACACCCGCTACACGACGCTCGGGTTCAACGACACCGCGCAGCTCGACGACGGGGCGATGTGGCCGGCGTCGTTCGCCGTGACGAAGCTCGGCGCAGCCGAGAAGAAAGCCATCACCGAACTGGTGCAGCGCGCGGTGGGCTAG
- a CDS encoding DNA cytosine methyltransferase yields MSDLEVVEICAGAGGQAHGLHRAGFHHALAVELDSQAAATLEANSTWRVAVGDVADPAVWNPSEYEGVALLAGGVPCPPFSMAGKQLGSADERDLFAWAVEQVGVVKPRALMLENVRGLAAPRFAAYRQHVLDRLAQFGYVGDWRLLTSADFGLPQLRPRFVLVAMKPEDAAYFRWPEPFGSRVTVGEAIADLMAENGWLHAREWASFANGIAPTLVGGSKKHGGADLGPTRAKLAWSKLGVDGKGIAEEAPGPDAPHFSLRAPRLTIPMVARLQGWGSDSGWVFTGRKTSQYRQIGNAFPPPVAEAVGRAIKSALLHEGTPHEVPELVSDLHDPIYRELSRAADFVSLDRLVAAMTVGTESLVQRQLAVLARDFELDELQTANGPMYRLGDFKGFTGESSHPRNEYIAQHRNRVS; encoded by the coding sequence GTGAGCGACCTAGAAGTCGTCGAGATTTGCGCCGGTGCCGGCGGCCAGGCTCACGGTCTCCATCGTGCGGGTTTCCATCATGCTCTTGCAGTGGAGCTCGACTCTCAAGCGGCGGCGACACTGGAGGCGAACTCGACATGGCGTGTCGCCGTCGGGGATGTCGCAGACCCTGCCGTCTGGAATCCATCCGAATATGAAGGTGTGGCGCTGCTCGCGGGCGGTGTGCCCTGCCCGCCGTTTTCCATGGCGGGCAAGCAGCTCGGGTCCGCCGACGAGCGGGACCTGTTTGCCTGGGCAGTCGAGCAGGTTGGGGTCGTGAAGCCGCGGGCTCTCATGCTCGAGAACGTTCGTGGCCTAGCTGCCCCGCGGTTCGCGGCGTACCGCCAGCACGTTCTCGACAGGCTCGCACAGTTCGGATACGTCGGGGACTGGCGCCTACTCACATCGGCGGACTTCGGTCTTCCACAGCTTCGGCCACGATTCGTCCTCGTCGCGATGAAGCCTGAAGATGCGGCTTACTTCAGATGGCCCGAGCCGTTCGGAAGCCGAGTCACAGTCGGCGAGGCGATCGCCGACCTCATGGCCGAGAATGGGTGGCTTCACGCTCGCGAGTGGGCCTCATTCGCGAACGGGATCGCGCCCACCCTCGTCGGCGGAAGCAAGAAGCACGGGGGTGCCGACCTTGGCCCCACGAGGGCGAAACTGGCATGGTCGAAGCTCGGTGTCGATGGGAAGGGAATCGCCGAGGAAGCTCCCGGGCCCGACGCGCCGCACTTTTCTCTCCGCGCTCCGCGCCTGACGATCCCGATGGTGGCTCGTCTGCAGGGTTGGGGATCGGACTCAGGTTGGGTCTTCACTGGGCGAAAGACTTCTCAGTACCGGCAGATTGGCAATGCCTTTCCGCCGCCGGTTGCCGAAGCCGTCGGACGCGCGATCAAGAGTGCCCTGCTCCACGAGGGAACGCCCCACGAAGTTCCTGAGCTGGTCAGCGATCTTCATGACCCGATCTATCGTGAGCTCTCGCGGGCGGCAGACTTCGTGTCGCTCGATCGTCTCGTCGCGGCCATGACTGTCGGAACTGAGTCGCTGGTTCAGCGGCAGCTTGCTGTCCTCGCTCGTGACTTCGAACTTGACGAATTACAGACCGCGAACGGCCCGATGTATCGGCTCGGGGACTTCAAGGGATTCACCGGCGAATCGTCACACCCCAGGAACGAATACATCGCCCAACACCGCAACCGCGTCAGCTGA
- a CDS encoding HNH endonuclease, which translates to MAAFVALVGEGNKFSKLEMFNAVPGVSQADRRMRDLREIGWVIDNYKGNPTLKPDEYLVRKIGIRVDLGEKPPVSSGRKSVTGAKRRRIFDRDGNTCQVCFIAGGSEFADAPGRRATLTIGHIIPVARGGSDDDDNLRTECQRCNDESRDATLNPPDKNEVLTRVRNVGGRADKLELFQWMQRGSRPLTDKERIFTDWARLPVSQRIELMAELSREVHGS; encoded by the coding sequence GTGGCTGCCTTCGTAGCTCTGGTCGGCGAGGGCAACAAGTTCTCGAAGCTTGAGATGTTCAATGCGGTCCCTGGCGTTTCGCAGGCTGACCGGCGGATGCGCGATCTCCGTGAGATCGGATGGGTGATCGACAACTACAAGGGGAACCCGACACTCAAGCCCGACGAGTACCTCGTGCGGAAGATTGGCATTCGCGTCGACCTCGGCGAAAAGCCGCCAGTTTCATCGGGTCGCAAGTCGGTGACTGGAGCTAAGCGCCGTCGCATCTTCGATAGAGATGGCAATACGTGCCAGGTGTGCTTTATCGCTGGTGGTAGCGAATTCGCAGATGCCCCTGGCCGCCGCGCGACTCTGACGATCGGCCACATCATTCCAGTCGCGAGGGGCGGATCGGATGACGACGACAACCTGCGTACCGAGTGCCAGCGCTGCAACGACGAGTCTCGCGACGCGACATTGAATCCCCCTGACAAGAATGAAGTGTTGACTCGAGTTCGGAACGTGGGCGGCCGCGCCGACAAGCTGGAGCTCTTCCAGTGGATGCAACGCGGTAGCCGACCTTTGACGGACAAGGAGCGCATATTTACGGACTGGGCTCGCCTTCCGGTTTCTCAGCGCATTGAACTGATGGCCGAACTCTCTCGCGAGGTTCACGGGTCTTGA
- a CDS encoding DEAD/DEAH box helicase, with amino-acid sequence MTSTTRNLDAIQTFEHLRDAYFRYYDTPFGLADERLQAERRALLDRDGGAYRKPLIELRAEYESTGRSLADSAAAAGADPDLADFINAGLMQGVPSLYRHQEEALTAGLQRGRHMVITAGTGSGKTESFLMPLLSSMLSESRTWTGSGASASDWWTGGDNSFHTQRDGENGRETAVRAIVLYPMNALVDDQLIRLRRALDNDDIRAWLDANRNSHRFYFGRYTGATPVTGSRVNSLALGELRRYLRQTDQRGARARQIAVDNDDDDLRYFVPRLDGAEMRSRWDMIDYPPDILITNYSMLNVMLLRERDGHFFDSTRRWLDNPANVFTLVVDELHTYRGTAGTEVAYLLRTLKRRLGLHDRPEQFRVLAASASLDPARDEEYLHQFFDVEPGTFNFVAGASATPDGYQIPPAVDPEILAVADAAAAAADGRTAGVVSAIRGVLHADGAGGAMTLSQVAQEIFPGTPSEVSEPAIANVLAGLAQEPQPHDPKFRAHLFFRNVVGMWACSDPACSAVVDPQADRTVGRLYAEPATRCECGARVLELLYCQNCGDVLLGGFAPEGELQKPAVKTMLLADVPELAKLPDQVTLQRTADNYLVYWPRPEGALTNLDSTTWGRDNNAVAYAFRPSKLIPASGEISNIAEGFTGWSFHARIAKNSTTGELRRAPETVSPFPTQCPNCGDDWEIQFGRNGRLAATDPATQRSPIRQMRTGFEKINQVLTTELANDLPDADRKLIVFTDSRQDAAKLSAGLSLRHYQDLLRQLLYTRLASSGVSVSDVELAEGHVVRNEKTPESFAALERLRKRNASSLDELRNVWDGKPGTGLADAERLKAALAAPPSLRELVAEVSSDLLKLGMNPGGPRARLRETAEDPAVPWSELYDWSSTPPTPKPGLTDPQKSLLSDIARSLEEELLEGLFSGGGRDFESLGLGWLALASDTSPAETPADPATGQARAALRILADQRRFFGLRTRRDEPTPKLRKFWTAVAAAGASTIDGLRDDALSRADTAITEYLIDPSAVVLRVGEGRAWICNRCSRQHLSTGNGYCTKCAKPLPATAVPIDLTQDYYSWKAIRDDGRFRLNSAELTGQTDRIDAQSRQSRFQDVFLGSGENELTDAIDILSVTTTMEAGVDIGALSAVVLGNMPPSRFNYQQRVGRAGRRNSPVAIALTVCRGRSHDEYYFERPDRITNDPTPKPYLALDRPEIFSRSLRSEILRQASSDFISAEAGEDASANVHGAFGKAADWQTMLRPRLEDWLRNNTDVARETARSLARSTAFQGSAEEEAARCASTLLDDIDNAARTQRHADLSQLLAESGLLPMFGFPTSVRYLYLKRPQRSYPWPPAGVIDRDLSMAVSQFAPMSEVVRDGTVYPVVGITAFKPFGPRPQAETEPLGAESLLSVCRACSYLGEQQIVLTCPRCGAGPGSYNTIPLREPLGFRSAPGTDFDGNFSWSPRAMAARAMTDMDALARQTPGNALILAGPGSRYVINDNGGQLFSLRRATPGGPEWGGYVSTRAIDAGLLHSSFAIGDPINVALGAIQHTDFFFAGAAAPTDSKAGLRLNLVSGVRQPYGADEVTDSRRAGWYSLAFLLRTVASAALDIQPLELAAGIYSGVTGTEPSTYAFLADTLENGAGFCTRLGSQEFLPEFLGAIDTYLTELEEPSHADDCSSSCYRCLRDYGNMAYHALLDWRLARDLFRLLQGRPLNVDRVTEMAAIKRWARAYNAKLIGNNVPVARYDSPSAGSFALIARHAFEASEETLIASRLAETMAEIEASEKGLNGVVFVDSFTLDRDPRRVLKLISDSELAGA; translated from the coding sequence ATGACCAGTACAACCAGGAACTTGGACGCGATCCAGACGTTCGAGCACCTACGCGACGCCTATTTCCGCTACTACGACACGCCATTCGGCCTCGCCGACGAACGCCTTCAGGCCGAACGCCGAGCGCTCCTCGACCGCGACGGTGGCGCGTACCGCAAACCTCTGATTGAGCTCCGGGCCGAGTACGAAAGCACAGGCCGCAGCCTCGCTGATTCCGCCGCAGCCGCGGGCGCAGATCCTGACCTGGCGGACTTCATCAACGCCGGCTTGATGCAGGGCGTCCCCTCGCTCTATCGGCATCAGGAAGAAGCCCTTACTGCGGGATTGCAGCGCGGTCGGCATATGGTGATCACCGCGGGAACCGGCTCAGGCAAGACTGAGTCGTTTCTTATGCCGCTCTTGTCCTCGATGTTGAGCGAATCGCGCACCTGGACAGGGAGTGGAGCCTCCGCGTCTGACTGGTGGACTGGCGGTGACAACTCATTCCATACTCAGCGCGACGGGGAGAACGGTCGCGAAACTGCTGTCCGCGCGATCGTTCTTTATCCGATGAACGCGCTAGTTGACGATCAGCTCATCCGCCTGCGTCGCGCTCTCGACAATGACGACATCCGCGCCTGGCTCGACGCGAACCGAAACAGTCACCGTTTCTACTTTGGCCGGTACACCGGGGCTACTCCAGTTACAGGCAGTCGTGTCAACAGTCTCGCCCTCGGCGAACTGCGCCGCTACCTGCGTCAGACCGACCAGCGCGGAGCCAGAGCGCGCCAGATCGCAGTCGACAATGATGACGACGATCTTCGCTACTTCGTGCCGCGCCTGGACGGGGCCGAGATGCGCTCCCGCTGGGACATGATCGATTACCCACCCGACATTCTCATCACGAACTACTCAATGCTGAACGTGATGCTGCTTCGCGAGCGGGACGGCCATTTCTTCGACTCCACGCGCCGATGGCTAGACAACCCCGCCAACGTCTTCACCCTCGTCGTTGACGAGCTGCACACCTACCGTGGAACCGCGGGCACCGAGGTCGCTTATCTGCTCCGGACACTGAAGCGCCGCCTCGGCCTGCACGATCGACCCGAGCAATTCCGAGTCCTCGCGGCTTCAGCCTCGCTTGATCCCGCACGAGACGAGGAATACTTGCACCAGTTCTTCGATGTCGAGCCCGGTACGTTCAACTTTGTCGCTGGAGCCAGCGCGACCCCGGACGGATACCAGATACCCCCTGCTGTCGACCCGGAGATTCTCGCCGTCGCAGATGCGGCGGCCGCTGCTGCAGACGGGAGAACTGCGGGTGTGGTGAGCGCTATTCGCGGTGTACTTCACGCCGATGGGGCTGGCGGGGCTATGACGCTCAGCCAGGTCGCTCAAGAGATCTTCCCCGGGACCCCCAGCGAAGTGTCGGAGCCCGCAATCGCGAATGTCCTTGCCGGGCTCGCCCAAGAGCCGCAGCCGCACGATCCGAAGTTTCGCGCTCATCTCTTCTTCCGCAACGTAGTCGGTATGTGGGCATGCAGCGACCCTGCCTGTTCAGCCGTCGTCGACCCGCAGGCAGATCGCACCGTGGGCAGACTTTATGCCGAACCGGCAACTCGGTGCGAGTGCGGCGCTAGGGTACTCGAACTGCTCTATTGCCAAAACTGTGGCGACGTCCTCCTTGGTGGCTTTGCCCCCGAAGGCGAACTCCAAAAGCCGGCAGTTAAGACGATGCTGCTTGCAGACGTACCGGAACTCGCTAAATTGCCCGACCAGGTCACGTTGCAGCGCACCGCCGACAACTACCTTGTTTACTGGCCGCGCCCGGAGGGCGCCTTGACCAATCTCGATTCGACCACCTGGGGCCGCGACAACAATGCCGTCGCATACGCTTTCCGACCGAGCAAGCTCATCCCGGCGTCAGGCGAGATTAGCAACATTGCCGAGGGATTCACTGGATGGAGTTTTCACGCCCGCATCGCCAAAAACAGCACAACTGGTGAACTGCGCCGCGCCCCAGAGACCGTGAGCCCATTCCCAACGCAGTGTCCGAACTGTGGGGATGACTGGGAGATCCAGTTCGGTCGCAATGGAAGGCTGGCGGCAACAGATCCAGCCACCCAGCGCTCCCCCATCCGGCAGATGCGAACTGGCTTCGAAAAGATCAATCAGGTGCTCACTACTGAGCTCGCCAATGACCTTCCAGATGCAGACCGCAAGCTGATCGTTTTCACCGACAGTAGACAGGATGCCGCGAAGCTCTCTGCCGGTCTGAGTTTGCGGCATTACCAGGACCTCCTGCGTCAGTTGCTGTACACAAGACTTGCCAGCTCGGGCGTCAGCGTGAGTGATGTCGAACTGGCTGAGGGTCACGTAGTTCGTAACGAGAAAACTCCCGAGTCTTTCGCCGCTCTCGAGCGGCTCAGGAAGCGCAACGCCTCATCGCTTGACGAACTCCGAAACGTGTGGGACGGGAAGCCCGGAACAGGCCTCGCCGACGCCGAGCGACTCAAGGCCGCGCTCGCCGCCCCGCCATCTCTGAGGGAGCTCGTCGCCGAGGTTTCTTCCGATCTGCTCAAGCTTGGAATGAACCCTGGAGGCCCGCGCGCTCGCCTCCGCGAGACCGCCGAAGATCCCGCTGTGCCATGGTCCGAGCTATACGACTGGAGCTCCACGCCGCCCACGCCAAAGCCAGGACTCACTGACCCGCAGAAGTCTCTACTTAGTGACATCGCCCGCTCCCTTGAGGAGGAGCTTCTAGAGGGGCTGTTTTCAGGCGGGGGGCGCGATTTCGAATCCCTCGGCCTTGGCTGGCTAGCGCTTGCATCCGACACCTCACCAGCCGAAACTCCGGCTGATCCTGCCACCGGACAGGCACGCGCGGCCTTGCGCATCCTTGCCGATCAGCGTCGGTTCTTTGGCTTGCGCACTCGCCGCGACGAGCCGACCCCCAAACTCCGAAAGTTCTGGACAGCAGTGGCAGCCGCAGGAGCATCCACCATAGATGGCCTCCGCGACGACGCCTTGAGCAGAGCCGACACCGCAATAACGGAGTATCTGATCGACCCCTCCGCTGTCGTATTGCGGGTTGGTGAAGGACGTGCCTGGATATGCAACAGATGTAGCCGCCAACACCTGAGCACTGGTAATGGTTACTGCACGAAGTGTGCTAAGCCGCTGCCCGCCACTGCTGTCCCTATTGACCTGACCCAGGACTACTACTCGTGGAAAGCCATCCGGGACGACGGCAGGTTCCGTCTCAATTCCGCAGAGCTGACTGGCCAGACTGATCGCATCGATGCGCAGTCCCGCCAATCACGCTTCCAGGACGTCTTCCTGGGCTCTGGCGAGAATGAGCTAACTGATGCCATTGACATCCTCTCGGTGACCACGACGATGGAAGCCGGAGTCGATATCGGCGCGCTCTCGGCAGTCGTCCTCGGCAATATGCCACCGAGCCGGTTCAATTATCAGCAGCGGGTCGGCCGCGCGGGGCGCCGCAACTCGCCAGTCGCGATCGCGCTGACCGTCTGCCGCGGCCGCAGCCACGACGAGTATTACTTCGAACGACCGGATCGCATCACGAACGACCCGACACCGAAGCCTTACCTCGCCCTAGATCGGCCCGAGATCTTCTCCCGCTCGCTCCGCAGTGAGATACTCCGCCAGGCGTCGTCTGACTTCATCTCCGCAGAGGCCGGCGAAGACGCTAGCGCGAACGTGCATGGCGCGTTCGGTAAGGCCGCCGACTGGCAAACGATGCTCCGGCCCAGACTCGAAGACTGGTTGCGAAACAACACAGATGTTGCTCGGGAAACTGCGCGATCTCTCGCCCGAAGTACGGCATTCCAGGGCAGCGCAGAAGAGGAGGCAGCGAGGTGTGCAAGCACCCTTCTCGACGACATCGATAACGCGGCTCGGACCCAGCGCCACGCGGATCTCAGTCAGCTGCTCGCCGAAAGTGGTCTACTGCCAATGTTCGGCTTCCCCACTTCGGTCCGGTACCTCTACCTGAAGCGGCCGCAGCGCTCCTACCCATGGCCGCCAGCTGGGGTCATCGACCGCGACTTGAGCATGGCCGTCAGTCAGTTCGCTCCCATGAGCGAAGTCGTTCGTGATGGAACCGTCTACCCAGTTGTTGGGATCACCGCGTTTAAGCCATTCGGTCCGCGCCCCCAGGCCGAAACTGAACCGCTCGGCGCTGAATCGCTGTTGTCCGTTTGTCGCGCCTGCTCCTATCTCGGCGAACAGCAGATCGTCCTCACATGCCCAAGATGTGGCGCCGGACCCGGCTCATACAACACCATCCCGCTCCGTGAACCTTTGGGGTTCCGAAGCGCGCCCGGCACGGATTTCGATGGCAACTTCTCGTGGAGCCCCCGCGCTATGGCTGCACGAGCAATGACCGACATGGACGCCCTCGCCCGTCAGACTCCCGGCAACGCCTTGATCTTGGCCGGCCCCGGCTCTCGGTACGTCATCAACGACAACGGTGGACAGCTCTTCTCTCTCCGCCGGGCGACTCCGGGCGGCCCCGAATGGGGCGGCTACGTCTCGACTCGCGCGATCGACGCCGGACTGCTCCATTCGTCATTCGCCATTGGCGACCCCATAAACGTCGCCCTCGGCGCGATCCAACACACCGATTTCTTCTTTGCCGGCGCCGCTGCACCTACGGACTCCAAAGCTGGGCTAAGGCTAAACCTCGTCTCGGGCGTCCGCCAGCCGTATGGCGCTGACGAAGTCACCGATAGCAGACGTGCCGGCTGGTACTCGCTTGCGTTCCTCTTGCGCACCGTCGCCTCCGCGGCACTCGACATTCAGCCCCTAGAGTTGGCGGCCGGCATTTACTCAGGCGTCACTGGAACTGAACCCTCAACATATGCATTTCTCGCGGACACCCTCGAGAACGGTGCAGGGTTCTGCACCCGACTCGGCTCACAGGAGTTCCTGCCCGAATTCCTCGGCGCGATCGACACCTACCTGACTGAATTGGAGGAGCCCTCGCACGCGGATGATTGCAGTTCTTCGTGCTACCGCTGCTTACGGGACTACGGCAACATGGCCTATCACGCCCTACTCGATTGGCGGCTCGCTAGGGACCTGTTTCGCCTGCTACAGGGGCGGCCACTGAATGTCGATCGCGTCACAGAAATGGCCGCCATCAAACGCTGGGCGCGCGCCTACAATGCGAAGTTGATCGGCAACAACGTCCCGGTCGCACGATACGACAGCCCCAGCGCCGGTTCATTCGCATTGATCGCCCGCCACGCCTTCGAGGCTTCAGAAGAGACTCTCATTGCGTCACGTCTCGCCGAGACGATGGCCGAGATCGAGGCGTCCGAAAAGGGGCTCAATGGTGTGGTCTTTGTCGACTCCTTCACCCTCGATCGCGATCCGCGCCGTGTACTTAAG